In Numida meleagris isolate 19003 breed g44 Domestic line chromosome 3, NumMel1.0, whole genome shotgun sequence, the following are encoded in one genomic region:
- the POU3F2 gene encoding POU domain, class 3, transcription factor 2, with amino-acid sequence MPALPLRVPQLSTHQRRGGLSSQSPHTNPGLGEVPRRAPGLRWGSCGPGPVLSPHRTRTRLTPHAPRGGPGSIRAPRGAPGRGRPGRVRTPWKGMTSSEPAGPLETIPHVRAAERCRSSRREQGAGQSRIRAPQCPPQPPAAAVRADRWSGGPDGAAVHEAHSDEDTPTSDDLEQFAKQFKQRRIKLGFTQADVGLALGTLYGNVFSQTTICRFEALQLSFKNMCKLKPLLNKWLEEADSSSGSPTSIDKIAAQGRKRKKRTSIEVSVKGALESHFLKCPKPSAQEITSLADSLQLEKEVVRVWFCNRRQKEKRMTPPGGTLPGAEDVYGPSRDTPPHHGVQTPVQ; translated from the exons ATGCCCGCCCTTCCGCTGCGGGTCCCTCAGCTGAGCACCCACCAGAGGAGAGGCGGCCTGAGCTCCCAGTCCCCACACACAAACCCGGGGCTCGGAGAGGTTCCCAGGAGAGCGCCGGGGCTGCGCTGGGGCTCGTGCGGCCCCGGCCCGGTTCTGTCCCCGCACAGAACCCGGACCCGGCTCACGCCCCACGCACCGCGCGGGGGCCCGGGAAGCATCCGAGCCCCACGGGGCGCTCCGGGCCgggggcggccgggccgggTCCGGACCCCGTGGAAGGGAATGACGAGTTCAGAGCCTGCGGGGCCGTTAGAAACCATTCCTCACGTCCGTGCCGCAGAGCGGTGCCGGAGCAGCCGCCGTGAGCAGGGAGCGGGGCAGAGCCGAATCAGAGCGCCGCAGTGTCCGCCTCAGCCCCCCGCTGCCGCGGTGCGGGCGGACAGATGGAGCGGAGGGCCCGACGGGGCGGCGGTG CACGAGGCGCACTCGGACGAGGACACGCCGACCTCGGACGACCTGGAGCAGTTCGCCAAGCAGTTCAAGCAGCGGCGGATAAAGCTGGGATTTACCCAAGCGGACGTGGGGCTGGCGCTGGGCACGCTGTACGGCAACGTCTTCTCGCAGACCACCATCTGCCGCTTCGAggccctgcagctcagcttcaAGAACATGTGCAAGCTGAAGCCTTTGTTGAACAAGTGGTTGGAGGAGGCGGACTCCTCCTCGGGCAGCCCCACCAGCATAGACAAGATCGCGGCGCAGGGCCGCAAGCGGAAAAAGCGCACCTCCATCGAGGTGAGCGTCAAGGGCGCGCTGGAGAGCCACTTCCTCAAGTGCCCCAAGCCCTCGGCGCAGGAGATCACCTCGCTGGCGGACAGCcttcagctggagaaggaggtggTGAGAGTGTGGTTTTGTAACAGGAGACAGAAGGAGAAGCGCATGACGCCGCCCGGGGGGACGCTGCCGGGCGCCGAGGACGTGTACGGGCCCAGCAGGGACACGCCGCCGCACCACGGGGTGCAGACCCCCGTGCAGTGA